GGTACCTTCCATCTAGGAGTGAATCCTTAAGCCATGTGTCGAAGTCCAGGGCCCACTTGGCTATGGGTCCACCATCAGGTCCCATTGTCCTCAAGTTATGTGTAGCATTCCCTGAACCAACTATAAGGATCCCCTCATCTCTGAGAGGGGCCAATGCTTTCCCCATGTTATAGTGGTAAGTTCCATCCCTGTCTGTCTGAACAGAGAGCTGACAGACAGGGATGTTAGCCTCTGGGTACATGAGCATGAGCGGAACCCAAGCACCATGGTCAAGGCCACGGGTCTTGTCCTCCTTTACACGGCCAAAACCAGCTTGTTCCAGCAGCTCTTTCACTCTCTTTGCTAAATTTGGTGCTCCTGGTGCAGGATACTTGAGCTGGCATGACAACAATGATTTAGTTAGTCAGATGCAGCCATTGTTCTATTTTTCGGGAGAACATCCTTGAGAGAAGCTTGACCACTCAACAACATTTGTAGTAATATAAATCTGTAATAGATTTGTCAGCAGAAGAATATATGGGCTGCCATATTTATAAAGACAAAGAATTAAACATTTCTGACTGCTGTTCAATCTTCATGTTAAGAAAAAAAGGGGAATAAGTCTTTTATCATTTGACATCACATGTGCTGAATGTCGAAAGATTTGGGAGCCTCTAGTGTGAATACATTCATGAGAAAACACCAGCTAAAGAAGCCCAACACACACAACTATCCATCAAAGTATATCCTCATGGGTGCATAGAAATATAAAGGCCAATCTAATGAATAAACAGGCACATTGTAGAGATATAATGGAATGCCACATCAGCATAATTCCAGTGCGGCAACAGAAGCAGGTAAGAAAGGGGGCATCTAGAGGTATTTTTGCTAAGAATTACTATGATCTACTCCAAAAAGATCTCCAATAATACTGTCTAAGCAAAACTCTGCCTCATcaacataatattttaaattcatcttttctttcttcttagaTAGTTTTCTCCACATGTTtccaaatatttctttttctaaACTTAACTCCCTTATGTCTTCTGTCCCTTTCATCACCTCAATGAATTGCTGTTAAGCTCTCTgagcctatacatacatacattatctcttaaaattattaccCAATTTTACTTGGCTTCATCAAATCTGAATTCTGGTGTTCTATTAACTTATTGATTGTTTACAGAAGGACTGTTGTCTGTTTTTGACTCACATCTTATTATACACATTATGTCACAGATATATGAGTTCCACTTGAACTGGCAACACACGACAGCAACTAACTACCATTTGTTGAGTTAAGAGAGCTGGGTTTGGTAAAGGATCTAATCAGTAGAGTGGGGAAAAGGCCTTGGTCTACCAATGAGAAGAATTTTTAAACGACTTCTTCCATTTTTTATCTTAATGCAACATCCATGGACAGCCGGCAAGTTACTCCATAACATTGGCCGGCATCAAGATGCTCTTGCTTGGAATGAGGcccatagatctgatcaattaACAAGGCTTTTTTAATACCCAGATCAGGAATTGAAAATTTGCGCAAGTACCCTAATTGTATATATTGTCTCTTGTACAAAAACAACCGAATTCTgagttattttttcaaaaaataaagtcTGAGTTCCTAAAAACCATTACTTTACCTTCAACATTATCACATTGACCAATCATCTTCCAACTCAAAACCAACAAACCaggcaagatcaaatttttataacaaaaaCAAAACATTCGGACCCACCCTTTCCTCTCTAGCACCAAAAGATTCAATTTTGATGAGTTCTTTTGCCAAAGATCACGAGATAATAACAATAAGAGGAAGGAAGATTGGGGGTTCACCTGGTACATGGGCTTGGGGAAGCCATAGAAGTCGTAGATGGTCTTGTTGGTGCCGTTGATGACGTTCACCGTCGGAACGGCCGTCTCCCAGTGGCCGGAGACGACGAGGATGGCCCTGGGGACGGCCTGCAGCACCTTGGACTGCCACGACCTCAGGAACGGCCTCGCCGGCAAGCTCTCGTCGATGGACAGCGTCGGAGATCCGTGCGACAGGAAGAAGGTATCCATAACCACGACTCGATCCCACGGAACAAAGGCTAAAAGTAAAGGAAATCAACGCCTGAAatggacaaggatgaagaagagaCGATAGAAAGTTCTCCCAGGGGGTTGGTGGAGGCGTAGAAGACCTTGGTTGGTGCCGCGTTTCCATTTTATAAGGAATTGGTTTGAGGCCATTTCATCATTGCTGACGTCGAATATACGTAGACTTTTACCCCTGTTTGGTTCCAAGGATGGATGGGAGGGGAAGATGGACAAAAGGAGGAGGATGGGTGAGCGCGATCCATCTATCCTCGCCTACGTttggtaaaatataaaaaaataaataaaaatattttttatttaatataaaaataaaaataaatattatttatatgatatttttattagattattttttgattaaaaattattattattatcaatatataatacttatttatactaaataaataaataatatataaatttataatctttataatttataattatataaaaaaatataaatatttaatttattttaatttaataaaaaattttatgaatatatattaattatataaataaataatttatttataatttgatttaaatggTTAACTAATTTTATATAGATAGttgattaaaaataataaatatagataaaaaataaaaaataatttaattatttaattataattataaaattatgaactaaaattaaaataattaataattaaatttaatagcataagattgataatatatatatatatatatatatatatatatatatatatatatatatatatatatatatatctacgtatgtatgtatgtatgtacgtacatgcatgcatgtatgtatgtatatatgtatgtatatatgtatatatatatatataatataaatgaaaaaaatgaagaagggtAGAGATAATTTTATCAACATAAAAATTCATTCCTCgcatgcttcattttttttcttgtattaatGCATCATTGTGCTATTTTTTCTTTGCATTATCTGAGATTGAGAGGATATAAATAGTGAACTATAtagatggataattttttttttatcttttttaaaattttttaaactaaatGATGAATAAAGATCAACCATGCTTCTAATCccatcctcctcctctctctctctctctctctcgttctcTTAATCCAAACCAAATTCAAGGTTAATATGGTATTTACACAATTAAGAATGGGATTTTATTGATGGCCGACTTAAAGGAGTCAACATATGACTAGAATGTTCTAATCAAAACCAAGAAAAAAAAGACAGATACTATGTTAAAAGAAAAATGCATGTGTGATACTatgttaattttttaattgaaaatttataataaatatttatatacgtAACAATAATTAAATGTAGGGGGAGAACTTGAAGGTTTGATATATGGTTAAAACAGAAAAAGGTGGGATGAAAAAAAATGGCCGGTTAATAGAATTGACATTTTGCATcccaaaagaaagaataaagaaaaaagcATTTTGCTTATAAATTAAGATGGATTTATATTGTTTTCTAAACATATTGGCTATGTAGTTTATaccatattattaaaaaattgactTTGAAATATTTTCTATTGGACTTTGGTTATATCTTCCCTTTGGGGCATGTTGGAGATCAAATTTCCTTAATAATTTTCTTCCCTTTTATCCCCAGAaataataaatatgaaaatttttttatatccgTCGGTATCCGTAGATCTAACCTTCCATAGTTGTCCCAAAAGAAATCTTCTAGGGTATGATACACTTACATATTAACGTGCCAAAATTTGAAGCCGTACACCCCACAGAATCTtctatcatttaatttttttaaaaaaatttgattgcttctaccaaaaaaatttttcttttttgactGAAAATATGCTCTCTCTAATCCTCTAATCCTTGGTTATATTCTCCTTTTGGAGCATGTTGGACATCACATTTCCTTAATACttttcttacccaaaaaaaaaatccttaataCTTTTCTTCCCTTTTATCTCTAGAAATAATAATCACGAAAATTTCTTGATCAGCCAAAATCTGTATGCTTAACCTTCCATATTTGTCCAAAACACCCTTCTACGTTATAATACACTTACATATGATATGCCAAAATTCAATATGGTATACCCTGCAAAATCTTCAATTATCTATTTTCCTCCCATGCTTGGACATCTCATACAACTcaatatcttctaaaaaatctcaaTTTTCAAAGCACATTAATTTTATCCAAAAACCGGATGAGATCATTGTATCTAAGAGCCTGGATAGACAAAAGGCATGCTACAAAAGATTTACAAGGCCTGAGAGAGAAAAATTGTAACAATGTATATAGAAATTATACCCTATGTTGCATGTATCACATGTCTGTGCATGCCACCAATCACAACCATTTATTGAGATGCACCAAGATGTGCTTGACCATAAACATGAGCGGCTGTGATTGACGGCGTGCATAGGATGCACGGATATAATTTCTCTAGCACACGAGGCATGCTACAAAAGATTGACAAGGCCTGGTAAAGAATAGCAAGCTATAAGTCTCAACTTTCAGTGGTGCATGTTAAGCACATTGGCTTTACAAATACTTTGCTAAACCCCTCTCCTACCAGCAAAGGCTCAGCTGATAAGCGTGCATGCCACCTAGCCCTTTATCCCTTCTGTAGATTACCCACTaataaaagtttcataaccaGAACTGGAGACATTGTGTTAAGCTCAATTATTC
Above is a genomic segment from Elaeis guineensis isolate ETL-2024a chromosome 1, EG11, whole genome shotgun sequence containing:
- the LOC105037895 gene encoding extradiol ring-cleavage dioxygenase; amino-acid sequence: MDTFFLSHGSPTLSIDESLPARPFLRSWQSKVLQAVPRAILVVSGHWETAVPTVNVINGTNKTIYDFYGFPKPMYQLKYPAPGAPNLAKRVKELLEQAGFGRVKEDKTRGLDHGAWVPLMLMYPEANIPVCQLSVQTDRDGTYHYNMGKALAPLRDEGILIVGSGNATHNLRTMGPDGGPIAKWALDFDTWLKDSLLDGRYDDVNHYEEKSPSGKMAHPWPDHFYPLHVAMGAAGEKARAELIHHSWTNCTISYASYRFTT